In Cydia strobilella chromosome 8, ilCydStro3.1, whole genome shotgun sequence, one DNA window encodes the following:
- the LOC134743519 gene encoding uncharacterized protein LOC134743519 isoform X3, which yields MTGEVCCNQIWTTSPPGEPLVRAPVGKPRCPPAISRLRVEKVEGGLAVAGIVVAANCQIILPIFGFLFMLVGCVLTATSYRVRGENEEQDHYQERIAFTGNSRVLGPVCIVAGALMTIAGIVLCILMRAAQRRQRRLAFHCPIHGDFYPLSPQNSRKYSRSPSGIWRGIRSWLGLVEDGESPRCPRSTEPASPARADAPCPPPLPFLVPSDSVVGMASVLGAPLSPEATFGSIKSLAISREVASFPLSRSPTPPPMSCPPFKEEPMIQNDIPNAVTRPDFDYGSPTCNYRVVECKLTTTDEICRGAPVHANVHNASDRTRPATVSITIPNEGKG from the exons GACAACGTCACCTCCAGGCGAGCCCCTAGTCCGAGCCCCGGTGGGAAAGCCAAGATGTCCGCCCGCCATCTCAAGACTGCGCGTCGAGAAAGTTGAGGGCGGCCTGGCGGTTGCCGGCATCGTGGTCGCCGCCAACTGCCAAATCATCCTACCCATATTCGGTTTCCTCTTCATGCTGGTTGGATGCGTGCTTACTG CTACGTCGTACCGTGTCCGTGGGGAGAATGAAGAGCAGGATCATTATCAAGAGCGGATCGCATTTACAGGAAACTCTCGGGTGCTTGGCCCCGTTTGCATAGTCGCCGGTGCACTTATGACAATTGCTG GTATCGTGTTATGCATACTGATGCGTGCCGCCCAGCGACGGCAAAGGAGACTGGCGTTCCACTGCCCCATTCACGGCGACTTCTATCCCTTGAGCCCACAAAATAGCAGAAAATATTCCC gTAGTCCTAGCGGTATATGGCGTGGTATACGCAGTTGGCTCGGGTTGGTGGAGGACGGTGAATCCCCACGCTGCCCACGCTCCACGGAGCCTGCATCGCCCGCCCGTGCTGACGCACCCTGCCCGCCGCCTTTACCTTTCCTTGTGCCATCTGACTCCGTCGT GGGTATGGCGTCAGTTTTAGGAGCTCCGTTAAGCCCTGAAGCAACATTTGGATCTATCAAGTCTCTCGCCATATCCAGAGAGGTGGCAAGCTTCCCTCTTTCACGTTCTCCAACTCCACCCCCTATGAG TTGTCCGCCGTTCAAAGAAGAGCCAATGATCCAGAACGACATCCCGAATGCTGTGACTCGCCCCGATTTCGACTACGGCTCGCCGACGTGCAACTACAGAGTTGTCGAGTGTAAGCTGACGACGACCGACGAGATATGCCGAGGCGCCCCCGTGCACGCCAACGTCCACAACGCCTCAGACCGAACCAGACCAGCCACAGTCTCCATCACGATACCCAACGAAGGAAAGGGCTAA
- the LOC134743519 gene encoding uncharacterized protein LOC134743519 isoform X1 — translation MTRSSYRPLVPRSSNNSLDNRETGTTSPPGEPLVRAPVGKPRCPPAISRLRVEKVEGGLAVAGIVVAANCQIILPIFGFLFMLVGCVLTATSYRVRGENEEQDHYQERIAFTGNSRVLGPVCIVAGALMTIAGIVLCILMRAAQRRQRRLAFHCPIHGDFYPLSPQNSRKYSRSPSGIWRGIRSWLGLVEDGESPRCPRSTEPASPARADAPCPPPLPFLVPSDSVVGMASVLGAPLSPEATFGSIKSLAISREVASFPLSRSPTPPPMSCPPFKEEPMIQNDIPNAVTRPDFDYGSPTCNYRVVECKLTTTDEICRGAPVHANVHNASDRTRPATVSITIPNEGKG, via the exons GACAACGTCACCTCCAGGCGAGCCCCTAGTCCGAGCCCCGGTGGGAAAGCCAAGATGTCCGCCCGCCATCTCAAGACTGCGCGTCGAGAAAGTTGAGGGCGGCCTGGCGGTTGCCGGCATCGTGGTCGCCGCCAACTGCCAAATCATCCTACCCATATTCGGTTTCCTCTTCATGCTGGTTGGATGCGTGCTTACTG CTACGTCGTACCGTGTCCGTGGGGAGAATGAAGAGCAGGATCATTATCAAGAGCGGATCGCATTTACAGGAAACTCTCGGGTGCTTGGCCCCGTTTGCATAGTCGCCGGTGCACTTATGACAATTGCTG GTATCGTGTTATGCATACTGATGCGTGCCGCCCAGCGACGGCAAAGGAGACTGGCGTTCCACTGCCCCATTCACGGCGACTTCTATCCCTTGAGCCCACAAAATAGCAGAAAATATTCCC gTAGTCCTAGCGGTATATGGCGTGGTATACGCAGTTGGCTCGGGTTGGTGGAGGACGGTGAATCCCCACGCTGCCCACGCTCCACGGAGCCTGCATCGCCCGCCCGTGCTGACGCACCCTGCCCGCCGCCTTTACCTTTCCTTGTGCCATCTGACTCCGTCGT GGGTATGGCGTCAGTTTTAGGAGCTCCGTTAAGCCCTGAAGCAACATTTGGATCTATCAAGTCTCTCGCCATATCCAGAGAGGTGGCAAGCTTCCCTCTTTCACGTTCTCCAACTCCACCCCCTATGAG TTGTCCGCCGTTCAAAGAAGAGCCAATGATCCAGAACGACATCCCGAATGCTGTGACTCGCCCCGATTTCGACTACGGCTCGCCGACGTGCAACTACAGAGTTGTCGAGTGTAAGCTGACGACGACCGACGAGATATGCCGAGGCGCCCCCGTGCACGCCAACGTCCACAACGCCTCAGACCGAACCAGACCAGCCACAGTCTCCATCACGATACCCAACGAAGGAAAGGGCTAA
- the LOC134743519 gene encoding uncharacterized protein LOC134743519 isoform X2 — protein sequence MLCPCVHRSSMKGQPVWTTSPPGEPLVRAPVGKPRCPPAISRLRVEKVEGGLAVAGIVVAANCQIILPIFGFLFMLVGCVLTATSYRVRGENEEQDHYQERIAFTGNSRVLGPVCIVAGALMTIAGIVLCILMRAAQRRQRRLAFHCPIHGDFYPLSPQNSRKYSRSPSGIWRGIRSWLGLVEDGESPRCPRSTEPASPARADAPCPPPLPFLVPSDSVVGMASVLGAPLSPEATFGSIKSLAISREVASFPLSRSPTPPPMSCPPFKEEPMIQNDIPNAVTRPDFDYGSPTCNYRVVECKLTTTDEICRGAPVHANVHNASDRTRPATVSITIPNEGKG from the exons GACAACGTCACCTCCAGGCGAGCCCCTAGTCCGAGCCCCGGTGGGAAAGCCAAGATGTCCGCCCGCCATCTCAAGACTGCGCGTCGAGAAAGTTGAGGGCGGCCTGGCGGTTGCCGGCATCGTGGTCGCCGCCAACTGCCAAATCATCCTACCCATATTCGGTTTCCTCTTCATGCTGGTTGGATGCGTGCTTACTG CTACGTCGTACCGTGTCCGTGGGGAGAATGAAGAGCAGGATCATTATCAAGAGCGGATCGCATTTACAGGAAACTCTCGGGTGCTTGGCCCCGTTTGCATAGTCGCCGGTGCACTTATGACAATTGCTG GTATCGTGTTATGCATACTGATGCGTGCCGCCCAGCGACGGCAAAGGAGACTGGCGTTCCACTGCCCCATTCACGGCGACTTCTATCCCTTGAGCCCACAAAATAGCAGAAAATATTCCC gTAGTCCTAGCGGTATATGGCGTGGTATACGCAGTTGGCTCGGGTTGGTGGAGGACGGTGAATCCCCACGCTGCCCACGCTCCACGGAGCCTGCATCGCCCGCCCGTGCTGACGCACCCTGCCCGCCGCCTTTACCTTTCCTTGTGCCATCTGACTCCGTCGT GGGTATGGCGTCAGTTTTAGGAGCTCCGTTAAGCCCTGAAGCAACATTTGGATCTATCAAGTCTCTCGCCATATCCAGAGAGGTGGCAAGCTTCCCTCTTTCACGTTCTCCAACTCCACCCCCTATGAG TTGTCCGCCGTTCAAAGAAGAGCCAATGATCCAGAACGACATCCCGAATGCTGTGACTCGCCCCGATTTCGACTACGGCTCGCCGACGTGCAACTACAGAGTTGTCGAGTGTAAGCTGACGACGACCGACGAGATATGCCGAGGCGCCCCCGTGCACGCCAACGTCCACAACGCCTCAGACCGAACCAGACCAGCCACAGTCTCCATCACGATACCCAACGAAGGAAAGGGCTAA